Proteins found in one Candidatus Roizmanbacteria bacterium CG_4_9_14_0_2_um_filter_38_17 genomic segment:
- a CDS encoding endonuclease codes for MKLGGHVSVAGGLLNTVDKTQAIGGNCMQIFSSPPRNWYGPNHSENAITEFNQAIDKQSLSPIFIHATYLINLASINPQTRAKSIKILQDELEFGDKINASGVIFHIGSHKGQSHSDGLNKVVAAIKNILAIKYKTPLLLENAAGENNKIGSKLEDLEYISKAVGNPHLGFCLDSAHLYSAGYDLSNPTTITSIIRTIEVKRLKVMHLNDTDTVLGGGRDKHENIGKGNITLLGFKNIINHPLLKDIPFIIETPGENREGPNKQNINTLKNL; via the coding sequence ATGAAACTGGGAGGTCATGTATCCGTTGCTGGTGGATTATTGAATACAGTAGACAAAACACAAGCAATTGGGGGAAACTGTATGCAGATCTTTTCATCCCCACCTAGAAACTGGTATGGACCCAACCACTCTGAAAATGCTATTACTGAGTTTAATCAAGCCATAGACAAGCAAAGCTTAAGCCCTATATTTATACATGCAACCTATTTAATTAATCTTGCCAGTATCAACCCTCAAACAAGAGCTAAATCTATAAAGATACTGCAAGATGAACTGGAATTTGGAGACAAAATCAATGCCAGTGGTGTCATTTTTCACATTGGCAGTCACAAAGGCCAATCACATTCCGATGGATTAAACAAAGTAGTTGCAGCAATAAAAAATATTTTAGCAATAAAATATAAAACGCCACTATTATTAGAAAATGCAGCTGGTGAAAATAATAAAATAGGGAGCAAACTTGAAGACTTAGAATATATCAGCAAAGCAGTTGGTAATCCTCATCTCGGGTTTTGCCTAGACAGCGCCCATTTATACTCAGCTGGCTACGATCTAAGCAATCCAACCACGATCACTTCGATTATTCGAACAATCGAAGTAAAGAGGCTAAAAGTCATGCATCTAAACGATACCGACACTGTATTAGGCGGTGGCAGAGATAAACATGAGAATATTGGTAAAGGAAACATTACTCTTCTAGGATTCAAAAACATCATTAACCACCCTCTATTAAAAGACATCCCTTTTATAATTGAAACCCCCGGAGAAAACAGAGAAGGCCCTAATAAACAAAACATCAACACCCTAAAAAACCTCTAA